A DNA window from Gammaproteobacteria bacterium contains the following coding sequences:
- a CDS encoding DUF4426 domain-containing protein, whose translation MNYPLRLLPLFSTLAFLAGCEQPAETAAAQEQDDVILPGTVSTKDFGDYVVHFNAIGTDQLTPEVARQYGIVRSRNRAMLNVSILRKDGESMGTPVTGSVSASAINLTGQLKNLTLREIKEGNAVYYIGETTITDGETLIFTVDATPINEASRFTVRFKKQFFVDD comes from the coding sequence ATGAACTACCCGTTGCGACTGCTCCCGTTGTTCAGCACGCTCGCTTTCCTCGCGGGTTGTGAGCAGCCCGCAGAGACCGCCGCCGCGCAGGAGCAGGACGACGTGATCCTGCCGGGCACCGTCAGCACGAAGGATTTCGGCGACTACGTCGTGCACTTCAACGCCATCGGCACCGATCAGCTGACGCCGGAGGTGGCGCGGCAATACGGCATCGTCAGAAGCCGAAACCGCGCGATGCTGAACGTGAGCATTCTGCGCAAGGATGGAGAATCGATGGGTACGCCGGTCACCGGCAGCGTATCCGCGTCGGCCATCAATCTCACGGGGCAGCTGAAGAACCTCACGCTCAGGGAGATCAAGGAGGGAAACGCGGTCTACTACATCGGCGAGACGACGATCACCGACGGGGAAACCCTGATCTTCACCGTCGACGCCACGCCGATCAACGAGGCGAGCCGCTTCACGGTTCGCTTCAAGAAGCAGTTCTTCGTCGACGATTAG
- a CDS encoding alpha/beta family hydrolase yields MKQSARHAERVEIGGPAGTLEALVETPREPIGAVAVVCHPHPLHGGTMQNKVVYTLARTFTRLGIEAVRFNFRGVGESAGRYAEGVGERDDAIAAAEWALRRAPGAPLHLAGFSFGAAVAAQISTQLRPASLVTVGLPVARLSGEFTPPDCPWLIAHGERDELIPLSEVLAWRDARAPESRLAVVPGATHFFHGKLNPLAQAVEAFVLSASEAGSSPNEGVAARNGRPC; encoded by the coding sequence GTGAAGCAAAGCGCCCGGCATGCCGAGCGGGTCGAGATCGGCGGGCCGGCCGGCACGCTCGAAGCGCTCGTCGAGACGCCGCGTGAGCCGATCGGCGCGGTGGCGGTAGTCTGTCATCCTCACCCGCTGCACGGCGGCACGATGCAGAACAAGGTGGTGTACACGCTGGCGCGCACGTTCACCCGCCTCGGGATCGAGGCGGTGCGTTTCAATTTTCGCGGCGTCGGCGAATCCGCCGGACGGTATGCGGAAGGCGTGGGCGAGCGCGACGACGCGATCGCCGCGGCGGAATGGGCGCTCCGACGGGCGCCCGGTGCCCCGCTTCACCTCGCCGGGTTCTCGTTCGGCGCGGCCGTCGCGGCGCAAATCTCGACGCAGCTTCGTCCCGCGAGCCTGGTCACGGTCGGGCTGCCGGTCGCGCGTCTGTCCGGCGAGTTCACGCCGCCCGATTGCCCGTGGCTGATCGCGCACGGCGAGCGCGACGAGTTGATCCCGCTCTCCGAGGTGCTCGCGTGGCGCGATGCTCGGGCACCGGAATCGCGCCTTGCGGTCGTTCCGGGCGCGACCCATTTCTTCCACGGCAAGCTCAATCCGCTGGCGCAGGCGGTCGAAGCCTTCGTGCTGTCGGCTTCGGAGGCGGGAAGCTCGCCGAACGAGGGCGTCGCCGCCCGGAACGGCCGGCCGTGCTGA
- a CDS encoding PilT/PilU family type 4a pilus ATPase: protein MNVKPLFKLMVDKKASDLFFTTYAPVMIKIDGKIMPVNQMELTPKMVRQAALELMNEEQLEAFTRDLEIDFAISEPGLGRFRVNIFHQRGNVAMVLRFITPDLPRLEDLGVPEILKDLVMLRRGLILMVGASGSGKSTTLAAMIDHRNRNSASHIITIEDPIEFLHTNQKSIVNQREIGLDTHSFARALRSAMREAPDVVLIGEIRDRETMQAAIDLAGTGHLAIATLHANNAPETLDRIINMYPNDQHNQVLMDLSQYLRAVISQRLVRSKEGRRVAAVEVMLNTPHISEMIKKGDIAHVKEAFRETREPGVQTFDEALFELYRNGVISMEEALSNADSRSNLEAKINFG from the coding sequence ATGAACGTCAAGCCGCTCTTCAAGCTGATGGTGGACAAGAAGGCGTCCGACCTCTTCTTCACCACCTATGCGCCCGTCATGATCAAGATCGACGGCAAGATCATGCCGGTGAATCAGATGGAGCTGACGCCGAAGATGGTGCGGCAGGCCGCGCTCGAGCTGATGAACGAGGAGCAGCTCGAGGCCTTCACGCGCGATCTCGAGATCGATTTCGCGATCTCGGAGCCCGGTCTCGGCCGCTTCCGCGTGAACATCTTCCATCAGCGCGGCAACGTCGCGATGGTGCTTCGGTTCATCACGCCCGATCTGCCGCGCCTCGAGGATCTCGGCGTGCCGGAGATTCTGAAGGATCTCGTCATGCTGCGCCGCGGCCTGATCCTGATGGTCGGCGCGAGCGGCTCGGGCAAGTCGACGACGCTCGCGGCGATGATCGATCACCGCAACCGCAACTCGGCGTCGCACATCATCACGATCGAGGATCCAATCGAGTTTCTGCACACGAATCAGAAGTCGATCGTGAATCAGCGCGAGATCGGGCTCGACACGCATTCGTTTGCGCGCGCGCTGCGGAGCGCGATGCGCGAGGCGCCCGACGTCGTGCTGATCGGCGAGATCCGCGACCGCGAAACGATGCAGGCGGCGATCGACCTGGCCGGAACCGGCCACCTCGCGATCGCGACTCTGCACGCGAACAACGCGCCCGAGACGCTCGACCGGATCATCAACATGTATCCGAACGATCAGCACAACCAGGTGCTGATGGATCTTTCGCAATACCTGCGCGCCGTGATCTCGCAGCGGCTCGTGCGCTCGAAAGAGGGGCGACGCGTCGCCGCGGTGGAGGTCATGCTGAACACGCCGCACATCTCCGAGATGATCAAGAAGGGCGACATCGCGCACGTGAAGGAAGCGTTCCGGGAGACGCGCGAGCCCGGCGTGCAGACGTTCGACGAGGCGCTGTTCGAGCTCTACCGCAACGGCGTGATCAGCATGGAGGAGGCGCTGTCGAACGCCGATTCGCGCAGCAACCTCGAGGCGAAGATCAACTTCGGGTGA
- a CDS encoding ParA family protein, with protein MQRIVILNPKGGSGKTTIAVNLASCYAIADKRPALMDLDPQASAVRWLRKRGNERPAIHGIAGFEKATSVTRSWQLRVPPECSALVVDTPAAIDSRYFPEVTRGANAVLVPVMPSEIDIHATAKCIADLLLVAKIRRSEGRLGIIANRVRANTRVSQALMRFLDSLDIPLVATFRDSQNYVRSAETGVGIFEMPRWQVWQDLDEWEKLLAWLAERREVAQRPSVVTALATKATTT; from the coding sequence ATGCAACGAATCGTCATTCTCAATCCGAAAGGCGGTTCAGGCAAGACGACGATCGCAGTCAATCTGGCGTCGTGTTACGCGATCGCCGACAAGCGTCCGGCATTGATGGATCTCGATCCGCAGGCCTCCGCCGTGCGCTGGCTGCGCAAGCGCGGCAACGAGCGCCCGGCGATTCACGGCATCGCCGGGTTCGAAAAGGCGACCTCCGTGACCCGAAGCTGGCAGCTGCGCGTACCTCCGGAATGCTCTGCGCTCGTCGTCGACACTCCGGCCGCGATCGACAGCCGCTACTTTCCGGAGGTCACCCGCGGCGCGAACGCGGTGCTCGTGCCCGTCATGCCGTCCGAGATCGATATTCATGCCACCGCGAAATGCATTGCCGACCTGCTGCTCGTCGCGAAGATCCGCCGCTCGGAGGGGCGCCTCGGCATCATCGCAAACCGGGTGCGCGCGAATACGCGGGTCTCGCAGGCGCTGATGCGCTTCCTCGACAGCCTCGACATCCCGCTCGTCGCGACGTTCCGCGACAGCCAGAACTACGTTCGCTCGGCGGAAACCGGCGTCGGGATCTTCGAGATGCCGCGATGGCAAGTCTGGCAGGACCTCGACGAGTGGGAGAAGCTGCTCGCGTGGCTCGCCGAGCGGCGCGAGGTCGCGCAGCGTCCGAGCGTCGTGACCGCGCTCGCCACGAAAGCCACGACCACGTGA
- a CDS encoding PilT/PilU family type 4a pilus ATPase yields MERDQAVRLTQNLLRKMVELNGSDLFITADFPPAIKIDGTIKPFADKPLTPAQSSLIVRSIMNDKQAKEFDATKECNFAIAPQGIGRFRVSAFVAQGNVGAVIRQIVTKIPTFEDLELPPQLKDVAMTKRGLCLVVGGTGSGKSTTLAAMIGYRNENSRGHIITIEDPVEFVHTHRGCVVTHREVGVDTESWHNALKNTLRQAPDVIMIGEIRDRETMEYGIQFAETGHLCVATLHANSANQALDRIINFFPEERRQQLLMDLSLNVTALISQRLIPRENGMGRVAAMEIMLASPLIRDLIFRGEVASIKEVMAKSNRLGMQTFDQALFNLYEDGVISYDEAIRNADSQNELRLRIKLQSKRESAAAQEQGESLRLLEEERATRF; encoded by the coding sequence ATGGAACGCGATCAAGCCGTCAGATTGACGCAGAACCTGCTGAGGAAGATGGTCGAGCTGAACGGCTCGGATCTCTTCATCACTGCGGACTTTCCGCCGGCGATCAAGATCGACGGCACGATCAAGCCCTTCGCCGACAAGCCGCTGACGCCTGCGCAGAGCTCGCTGATCGTCCGCTCGATCATGAACGACAAGCAGGCGAAGGAGTTCGATGCGACGAAGGAATGCAACTTCGCGATCGCGCCGCAGGGCATCGGCCGGTTCCGCGTGAGCGCGTTCGTCGCGCAGGGCAACGTCGGCGCCGTGATCCGGCAGATCGTCACGAAGATCCCGACCTTCGAAGACCTCGAGCTGCCGCCGCAGCTCAAGGACGTCGCGATGACGAAGCGCGGCCTTTGCCTCGTCGTCGGCGGCACCGGATCGGGCAAGTCGACGACGCTCGCGGCGATGATCGGCTACCGCAACGAGAACAGCCGCGGCCACATCATCACGATCGAGGATCCGGTCGAGTTCGTGCACACGCACCGCGGCTGCGTCGTCACGCATCGCGAGGTCGGCGTCGACACGGAAAGCTGGCACAACGCGCTGAAGAACACGCTGCGTCAGGCGCCGGACGTCATCATGATCGGCGAGATTCGCGACCGGGAGACGATGGAGTACGGCATCCAGTTCGCGGAGACGGGGCACCTCTGCGTCGCGACCCTGCACGCGAACAGCGCGAACCAGGCGCTCGACCGCATCATCAACTTCTTCCCCGAGGAGCGCCGCCAGCAGCTCCTGATGGATCTCTCGCTGAACGTGACCGCGCTGATCTCGCAGCGGCTGATTCCGCGCGAGAACGGCATGGGGCGCGTCGCGGCGATGGAGATCATGCTCGCGTCGCCGCTGATCCGGGACCTGATCTTCCGCGGCGAGGTCGCCTCCATCAAGGAGGTCATGGCCAAGTCGAACCGGCTCGGCATGCAGACGTTCGATCAGGCGCTGTTCAATCTGTACGAGGACGGCGTGATCTCGTACGACGAAGCGATCCGCAACGCCGACTCGCAGAACGAGCTTCGCCTGCGGATCAAGCTGCAGAGCAAGCGGGAATCGGCGGCCGCGCAGGAGCAGGGCGAGAGCCTGCGCCTGCTCGAGGAGGAGCGCGCCACTCGATTCTGA
- a CDS encoding YggT family protein — protein sequence MQNALIFIVKTITDLYLLTYLLRFIMQWTRADFYNPFGQLIVKVTNPLVVPARRLLPSIRGVDVPTLVVLLLLEALAILLLLALVGAAVPAGTFVAYVVLRLIDLALWFYTIAIFVYVILSWIGQGRYSPLGEILADLVEPVLRPARRILPPIAGLDLSPVLVLILLQAIVIALPLPGVLR from the coding sequence ATGCAGAACGCGCTCATCTTCATCGTCAAGACGATCACCGACCTCTACCTGCTCACGTATCTGCTGCGCTTCATCATGCAGTGGACGCGAGCGGATTTTTACAATCCGTTCGGGCAGCTCATCGTCAAGGTGACGAACCCCCTCGTGGTGCCCGCGAGGCGCCTGCTTCCCTCCATCCGAGGCGTCGACGTGCCGACGCTCGTCGTGCTGCTGCTCCTCGAGGCGCTTGCAATCCTGCTGCTGCTCGCGCTCGTCGGCGCGGCGGTCCCTGCCGGCACGTTCGTCGCGTACGTCGTGCTGCGGCTCATCGACCTCGCACTGTGGTTCTACACGATCGCGATCTTCGTGTACGTGATCTTGAGCTGGATCGGCCAGGGGAGATACAGCCCGCTCGGCGAGATCCTCGCGGACCTGGTCGAGCCCGTCCTTCGCCCCGCCCGCCGTATTCTTCCGCCGATCGCCGGCCTCGATCTGTCGCCGGTGCTCGTCCTGATCCTGCTTCAGGCGATCGTGATCGCCCTGCCGCTGCCCGGAGTGCTGCGGTAG
- the htpG gene encoding molecular chaperone HtpG: protein MENSAASTFGFQAEVKQLLHLMVHSLYSNREIFLRELISNASDACDKLRFEALAQPSLLEEAGELGVEVAIDGAARVLSVADNGIGMSRDEIIEQLGTIAHSGTARFVEKLTGDQREDAQLIGQFGVGFYSAFIVAESVEVLSRKAGVPAAEGVRWTSDGQGQFTVENAVKPEPGTVVRLKLKSDADEFLGPERVRALIRKYSDHIAFPVRLRTDGAEAETVNRAKALWTRPRSQVSDEEYVEFYKHISHDFSEPLAWTHNRVEGRREYTCLLYVPSSAPFDLWNREAPRGVKLYIQRVFITDAASQFLPLYLRFVRGIVDAADLSLNVSRELLQQDPRVAAIRAALTKRVLDMLDRLAKEEPDKYRRFWREFGAVLKEGLAEDSANRERIAELLRFSSTRSEGEEQDRSLSEYVEGMKPEQDVIYYLQAEMLAAARSSPHLEVFRDHGIEVLLLTDRLDEWVMQFLDEYRGKRFKDVARGSIDLRKLGAEPSVVGEPGKEEKSLLKRMKRVLRDRVDEVRFSDRLTESAACLVIREGDIGHQMRELLRAAGQDAPAAVPTLELNARHPLIRRLGSETDDERFERLSLLIFDQATLAEGRQLQDPAAFVKRLNSLLVELGGAAAS, encoded by the coding sequence ATGGAGAACTCGGCCGCGAGCACGTTCGGGTTTCAAGCGGAAGTGAAGCAGCTGCTTCACTTGATGGTTCATTCGCTGTACAGCAACCGCGAGATCTTCCTGCGCGAGCTGATCTCGAATGCTTCCGACGCATGCGACAAGCTGCGCTTCGAGGCGCTCGCGCAGCCGAGCCTGCTCGAGGAGGCCGGAGAGCTCGGAGTCGAGGTCGCGATCGACGGCGCGGCGCGCGTGCTTTCTGTCGCCGACAACGGCATCGGGATGTCGCGCGACGAGATCATCGAGCAGCTGGGCACGATCGCCCACTCCGGAACGGCTCGATTCGTCGAGAAGCTCACCGGCGACCAGCGCGAGGACGCGCAGCTGATCGGGCAGTTCGGCGTCGGATTCTATTCCGCCTTCATCGTCGCGGAGAGCGTCGAGGTGCTGAGCCGCAAGGCGGGCGTCCCCGCGGCGGAGGGCGTACGGTGGACGTCGGACGGGCAGGGCCAGTTCACTGTCGAAAACGCGGTCAAGCCCGAGCCCGGCACGGTCGTCCGCTTGAAGCTCAAGTCGGACGCGGACGAGTTCCTGGGTCCGGAGCGCGTTCGGGCGCTGATCCGCAAGTATTCCGATCACATCGCGTTCCCGGTCCGGCTGCGCACCGACGGTGCGGAAGCCGAGACCGTCAATCGGGCCAAGGCGCTGTGGACGCGGCCCCGGTCCCAGGTGAGCGACGAGGAGTACGTCGAGTTTTACAAGCACATCTCGCACGACTTTTCCGAGCCGCTCGCGTGGACGCACAACCGCGTCGAAGGCCGGCGCGAGTACACGTGCCTTCTGTACGTGCCGTCGTCCGCACCGTTCGACCTGTGGAACCGGGAGGCGCCGAGGGGCGTCAAGCTTTATATACAGCGCGTCTTCATCACCGATGCGGCATCGCAATTCCTGCCGCTCTACCTCCGGTTCGTCCGCGGCATCGTCGATGCGGCCGACCTTTCGCTGAACGTGTCGCGGGAGCTGCTGCAGCAGGACCCGCGGGTCGCCGCCATTCGCGCCGCGCTGACGAAGCGCGTCCTCGACATGCTCGATCGCCTCGCGAAGGAGGAGCCCGACAAGTACCGGCGCTTCTGGCGCGAGTTCGGCGCGGTGCTCAAGGAGGGGCTCGCGGAGGACTCGGCCAACCGCGAGAGAATCGCCGAGCTCCTGCGCTTCAGCAGCACCCGGTCGGAGGGCGAGGAACAGGATCGCTCGCTGTCGGAATACGTCGAAGGCATGAAGCCCGAGCAGGACGTCATCTACTACCTCCAGGCCGAGATGCTCGCGGCCGCGCGGTCGAGCCCGCATCTCGAGGTGTTTCGGGACCACGGTATCGAGGTTTTGCTGCTGACCGACCGGCTCGACGAGTGGGTGATGCAATTCCTCGACGAGTATCGAGGGAAGCGGTTCAAGGACGTCGCGCGCGGCTCGATCGATCTCCGCAAGCTCGGCGCGGAGCCGAGCGTCGTCGGCGAGCCGGGCAAGGAGGAGAAGAGCTTGCTGAAGCGCATGAAGCGCGTTCTGCGCGACCGCGTGGACGAGGTGCGCTTCAGTGACCGGCTCACGGAATCGGCGGCGTGCCTCGTGATCCGCGAGGGCGACATCGGGCACCAGATGCGCGAGCTGCTGCGGGCCGCGGGTCAGGACGCCCCGGCCGCCGTGCCGACCCTCGAGCTGAATGCGCGGCACCCGCTGATTCGGCGTCTCGGGTCGGAGACCGACGACGAGCGGTTCGAGCGTCTGTCGCTGCTGATCTTCGACCAGGCGACGCTCGCGGAAGGCCGTCAGCTGCAAGACCCCGCGGCCTTCGTGAAGCGTCTCAACAGCCTGCTCGTCGAGCTCGGAGGTGCCGCGGCCTCGTGA
- a CDS encoding YggS family pyridoxal phosphate-dependent enzyme: MTDITYHLEAVRARVREALIRARRADDDVTIVGVSKRQSIEHIQAAFAAGLRDFGESYVQEAEPKLEQLAELGVVWHFIGRIQSNKTRTIAERFHWVHTLDREKIAVRLDAQRPYYAPPLNVLIQVNQGGEPQKGGVPPARAGELAALVARLPRLRLRGLMTIPPADLRPAESREHFAALRSLAERLAGAGHPMDTLSMGMTADFELAIEAGSTCVRIGTAIFGPRS, from the coding sequence GTGACTGATATCACGTACCACCTGGAGGCCGTGCGAGCGCGCGTGCGCGAAGCGCTGATTCGCGCCAGACGCGCCGACGACGACGTAACGATCGTCGGCGTCAGCAAACGACAAAGCATAGAGCACATTCAAGCCGCGTTTGCCGCCGGACTGCGCGATTTCGGTGAGAGCTACGTCCAGGAGGCGGAACCGAAGCTCGAGCAACTCGCGGAGCTCGGCGTCGTATGGCACTTCATCGGGCGGATTCAATCGAACAAGACGCGGACGATCGCCGAGAGGTTTCACTGGGTTCACACGCTGGACCGCGAGAAGATCGCCGTGCGTCTCGATGCCCAGCGTCCGTACTACGCGCCGCCTTTGAACGTGCTGATCCAAGTGAATCAAGGCGGCGAGCCGCAGAAGGGAGGAGTGCCGCCGGCACGGGCCGGCGAGCTCGCGGCGCTCGTCGCCCGCTTGCCGCGCCTGCGGCTTCGCGGGCTGATGACGATCCCGCCGGCCGACCTCCGGCCGGCGGAGAGCCGTGAGCACTTCGCGGCGCTGCGGTCGCTCGCCGAGCGCCTGGCCGGCGCGGGTCACCCGATGGACACACTCTCGATGGGCATGACCGCGGACTTCGAGCTCGCGATCGAGGCGGGCTCGACCTGCGTGCGCATCGGCACGGCGATCTTCGGGCCCCGGAGCTGA
- the msrB gene encoding peptide-methionine (R)-S-oxide reductase MsrB: MNQDKPSAEELRRKLTPEQFHVTQEGGTERPFTGEYYANKAKGEYLCVVCGQDLFSSETKYESGTGWPSFWEPVARDAVTTNEDRSLGRVREEVRCARCGAHLGHVFPDGPEPTGLRYCINSAALTFEPSED, translated from the coding sequence ATGAACCAGGACAAGCCGTCGGCGGAAGAGCTCCGGCGCAAGCTCACGCCCGAGCAGTTCCACGTAACCCAGGAAGGCGGCACGGAACGGCCTTTCACCGGCGAGTACTACGCGAACAAGGCGAAGGGCGAGTATCTCTGCGTCGTCTGCGGCCAAGACCTCTTCAGCTCCGAGACGAAGTACGAGTCCGGCACCGGTTGGCCGAGCTTCTGGGAGCCCGTCGCCCGCGACGCGGTCACGACGAACGAGGACCGAAGCCTCGGCCGCGTTCGCGAGGAAGTGCGATGCGCGCGTTGCGGAGCGCATCTCGGGCACGTGTTTCCGGACGGCCCGGAGCCCACGGGGCTTCGTTACTGCATCAATTCGGCGGCGCTGACGTTCGAGCCGAGCGAAGACTGA
- a CDS encoding type IV pilus twitching motility protein PilT, which yields MAAVDIAQLLAFAVKNNASDLHLSAGVPPIIRVDGDVKRINMPALKHKEVHSMVYDIMNDKQRKDFEEFLETDFSFEIPKLARFRVNAFNQNRGCAAVFRTIPSEILTLDDLNAPRIFKDISMHPRGLVLVTGPTGSGKSTTLAAMIDYINESKPDHIITIEDPIEFVHESKRSLINQREVHRDTLGFSEALRSALREDPDVILVGEMRDLETIRLALTAAETGHLVFGTLHTSSAAKTIDRVVDVFPAAEKEMVRSMLSESLRAVISQTLLKRIGGGRVAAHEIMIGTPAIRNLIREGKVAQMYSAIQTGQAQGMQTLDQNLQELMAKGLITKEEARFKAVIKENF from the coding sequence ATGGCCGCAGTAGACATCGCCCAGCTGCTCGCTTTCGCCGTCAAGAACAACGCATCAGACCTGCATCTCTCCGCCGGCGTTCCCCCGATCATCCGTGTGGACGGCGACGTGAAGCGCATCAACATGCCAGCACTGAAGCACAAGGAAGTGCACAGTATGGTATACGACATCATGAACGACAAACAGCGCAAGGACTTCGAGGAGTTTCTCGAGACGGACTTTTCCTTCGAGATCCCGAAGCTCGCGCGCTTTCGAGTGAATGCCTTCAATCAGAACCGCGGCTGCGCGGCCGTGTTCAGGACCATCCCGTCCGAGATCCTCACCCTCGACGATCTCAATGCGCCGCGCATCTTCAAGGACATCTCGATGCACCCGCGGGGCCTCGTGCTCGTCACCGGGCCGACGGGGTCCGGCAAGTCGACGACGCTGGCTGCGATGATCGACTACATCAACGAGAGCAAGCCCGATCACATCATCACGATCGAGGATCCGATCGAGTTCGTGCACGAAAGCAAGAGGTCGCTGATCAATCAGCGCGAGGTACACCGCGACACGCTCGGCTTCAGCGAGGCGTTGCGGTCGGCGCTGCGCGAGGATCCGGACGTCATCCTCGTCGGCGAGATGCGCGATCTCGAGACTATCCGCCTCGCGTTGACCGCGGCCGAAACCGGCCACCTCGTCTTCGGCACTCTGCACACGAGCTCGGCGGCGAAGACGATCGACCGCGTCGTCGACGTCTTCCCGGCGGCCGAGAAGGAGATGGTGCGCAGCATGCTCTCGGAGTCGCTGCGCGCGGTGATCTCGCAGACGCTGTTGAAGCGCATCGGCGGCGGGCGCGTCGCGGCGCACGAGATCATGATCGGCACTCCGGCGATCCGCAATCTAATCCGCGAAGGCAAGGTCGCGCAGATGTACTCCGCGATCCAGACCGGCCAGGCGCAGGGCATGCAGACGCTCGACCAGAACCTCCAGGAGCTCATGGCGAAGGGCCTCATCACGAAGGAAGAGGCGCGCTTCAAGGCCGTGATCAAGGAAAACTTCTGA
- the ppnN gene encoding nucleotide 5'-monophosphate nucleosidase PpnN, which translates to MDATIAPEGILQVLSRSEVNQLRGAGGGRLYEIWRQCSLAVLNSGVEDDDVREILRRNRDFRISIIQHEGGIALELQNAPECAFVDGVMIRGIREHLFAVLRDLLYVHGDVVISDRFDLTSSGGITDAVFHILRNARVLNARADPRLVVCWGGHAVSREEYDYSKRVGYELGLRLIDICTGCGAGAMKGPMKGATVGHAKQRLRSGRYLGLTEPTIIAAEAPNPIVNELVILPDMEKRLEAFVRLAHAVVVFPGGVGTAEEILYLLGILLHPRNAHIALPVILTGPPDSRYYFERLHAFIGETLGEAAQSRYKIILNDPAAVAREVAAGLDVVHRVRSETDNAYFFNWQIEIGIDFQQPFEATHESMAALELHRDQDLSSLAINLRRAFSGIVAGNVREAGIRLVEEHGPFELRGERAVTNALDRLLNDFVAQRRMRLTDPCNYVPCYRIVS; encoded by the coding sequence ATGGATGCGACGATAGCCCCCGAAGGCATTCTCCAGGTTCTCTCGCGGTCCGAGGTCAATCAGCTTCGGGGCGCGGGCGGCGGCAGGCTCTACGAGATCTGGCGCCAGTGCTCGCTCGCGGTGCTGAACTCCGGCGTTGAAGACGACGACGTGCGGGAGATTCTGCGCCGCAATCGCGACTTCCGGATCTCGATCATTCAGCACGAAGGCGGGATCGCCCTCGAGCTCCAGAACGCGCCCGAGTGCGCGTTCGTGGACGGCGTCATGATCCGCGGGATCCGCGAGCACCTGTTCGCCGTGCTGCGCGACCTTCTCTACGTGCACGGCGACGTCGTCATCAGCGACCGTTTCGACCTGACGTCCTCCGGCGGCATCACCGACGCGGTCTTCCACATCCTGCGCAACGCTCGCGTGCTCAACGCGCGCGCCGACCCGCGCCTCGTCGTCTGCTGGGGCGGCCATGCGGTGAGCCGCGAGGAGTACGACTACTCCAAACGGGTCGGATACGAGCTCGGGCTTCGCCTCATCGACATCTGCACGGGCTGCGGCGCGGGCGCGATGAAGGGGCCGATGAAAGGCGCAACCGTCGGCCACGCGAAGCAGCGGCTGCGGTCCGGCCGCTATCTCGGCTTGACGGAGCCGACGATCATCGCCGCCGAAGCGCCGAATCCGATCGTCAACGAGCTCGTCATCCTGCCGGACATGGAGAAACGGCTCGAGGCGTTCGTGCGCCTCGCGCACGCCGTCGTCGTGTTTCCGGGCGGCGTCGGCACCGCGGAGGAGATTCTCTACCTCCTCGGCATCCTGCTGCACCCCCGCAACGCGCACATCGCGCTTCCGGTGATTCTTACGGGGCCGCCCGATAGCCGCTACTACTTCGAGCGGCTGCACGCGTTCATCGGCGAGACGCTGGGCGAGGCCGCGCAATCGCGCTACAAGATCATTCTGAACGATCCCGCGGCCGTCGCCCGAGAGGTGGCGGCCGGCCTCGACGTGGTGCACCGCGTCCGGTCCGAGACGGACAATGCGTATTTCTTCAACTGGCAGATCGAGATCGGCATCGACTTTCAGCAGCCGTTCGAAGCGACGCACGAGTCGATGGCGGCGCTCGAGCTGCATCGCGATCAGGATCTCTCTTCGCTCGCGATCAACCTCCGGCGTGCGTTTTCAGGCATCGTCGCGGGCAACGTCCGCGAGGCGGGCATCCGTCTGGTGGAAGAGCACGGGCCTTTCGAGCTGCGCGGCGAGCGCGCGGTCACGAATGCGCTCGATCGGCTGCTGAACGACTTCGTGGCGCAGCGCAGGATGCGGCTCACGGACCCCTGCAATTACGTGCCGTGCTACCGCATCGTGAGCTGA
- a CDS encoding TerB family tellurite resistance protein, which produces MLKALADLFDRALGGGGAAEASPEQRRHAVQVATALLLVEVERADFSEDVTERDETFRLVKQFFELSDEDAAMLVAEARAEADHAASLQTFTRRLHETLTVDEKHRIVEMLWRVALADNRLDKHEDHLVRKISELLYVSHSDLIRIRNRVRETAGR; this is translated from the coding sequence GTGCTGAAGGCGCTCGCGGATCTCTTCGATCGCGCATTGGGCGGAGGCGGCGCGGCCGAGGCCTCGCCGGAGCAGCGGCGCCATGCCGTGCAGGTCGCGACTGCGTTGCTGCTCGTGGAGGTCGAGCGGGCGGATTTCTCCGAGGACGTGACCGAGCGCGACGAGACTTTCCGGCTCGTCAAGCAATTTTTCGAGCTTTCCGACGAGGACGCCGCGATGCTCGTGGCCGAGGCGCGCGCCGAGGCGGACCATGCCGCGTCGCTCCAGACCTTCACCCGGCGCCTGCACGAGACGCTGACCGTCGACGAGAAGCACCGCATCGTCGAGATGCTTTGGAGGGTGGCGTTAGCCGACAACCGGCTGGACAAGCACGAGGACCACCTCGTGAGGAAGATATCGGAGCTCCTCTACGTGTCGCACAGCGACCTCATACGGATACGCAACCGCGTCAGGGAAACGGCCGGGCGCTGA